The stretch of DNA AACCCGTAACCGACCTTTCCAAGCTCGGTCTTTACCTCTACAAAGGGAAACAGCCCCAGGAACTCCTCACTAAAGCCGCGTACAACACCGATTTCGCGATACCCCCCAACGATGCGGCTTACGCTACAACAGCCACGCATCGGATCCTAAGAGACACGCTGCTATACGAACTCGCTCCGCACATGCACTACCGCGGCAAGGATTTCCAATACCAGGCCATCTATCCCGACGGTTCCTCCGAAATCCTGCTGTCGGTTCCCAAATACGACTTCAATTGGCAGACGCTCTATCGCTTTAAGGAGCCGAAGCTCCTGCCCGCGGGCACGCGCATCGTCTGCACCGGCGCCTTCGACAACTCATCCGCCAACCCAAGCAATCCCGACCCCAACACGTGGGTCGGATTCGGTGAACAGACTTTCGAAGAGATGTTCATCGGTTATATGGGCTATTCCTATGTTCCCGGCGGCAACGAGACCAGCCTGCCAACCGGCCTCGGTGCGGGCAAGCTCATCACGCAAGAAACGCTCACCAACACCGAATGGCAGTGGGGGAGATACCGTATCCGCTTTCTGGAAGGCGGTGTCATGGCCGCTGGCGAACGCGCTCGCGGCTCGTGGGAGATTCAGGACGGACACGTCCTGATAAAGGCAGGCGACCGCGAATTCAAACTCACGATCAAAGATGATTCGCTGCTTACCCGCGATGGAAAGCCACTGCAATGCCTGTCGTGACCTAGGGAATCCTCACCACAGCGCATTGGTCCAACCAGTTCTTGGGGCTTGCTGTCTCGGCCCATGGGTCCCATAAGACCTATGGGTCCCGTAGGTCCTATCTGTGCCTCGGCTCCACATGCGGCTTCCCGTCATAGACGATATTCACCACATCCCCATCGCTGAGAATCGACATGCGCGCCGCTTCCGTTACCAGTTCATTGATGCTCGAATTCGCCGGCGTCGCGATGATCCCCTTCTCGTCAACTTCCTTGATGATCGCCTGCCTGCACTTGAGACTCTCCGCTTCGCTCAAGCCGGCGGCCTCGCGCTCGATGCGCTGCATCGTGCTGATGTTGGCAGCAACCGATCGGAAACCATAGCCCACCGGTTCATACCCAGGTCCTTCCCAAGGCACAAGCTGATAGAAGTCGGGGCTGACGTAATTGAATTTCGTGCCGCCGCAGCCGATTCCGTCGAGGTAACAGTGACTGACCCCTCGGAATTGATCGTTGTGATGAATCATGCCTGTCTTGTCTTCGCCTTCGAAGAACATGATCAGGAACTGGTCGTTACTCCCGGCTCCATCGTCCGGATACCCCAGGCCGTTGGCCACTGACAGGCATGCGCCGTTTTCGAAGATGACCCGGCCATGCGCCCACATGAAGCACTCATTGCCGTTGGGGAACTTCCCCTTCACGCCGTGTACCGAAACCGACGTCGGACGCAGCCCCGTTATGAAATAGACCTGGTCCACGTAATGGCACCCGATGTACACAA from Candidatus Hydrogenedentota bacterium encodes:
- a CDS encoding Gfo/Idh/MocA family oxidoreductase → MTTNKTHASTERIDVTIVGGGMITHDLLLPSVYHLQRTGVVGKIQVCALNTPPLKALQESPDLTQAFPGQSFVAHPSLSEPPTKNYPELFKEVIAAMPPRNAVVVAMPDQLHYAVVKEALKNNQHVLCVKPLVLKHEQAVEIEHEAYEKGLFVGVEYHKRFDTRALMAKRHYALGHYGEFVMGEARLHEPYLYRHSNFQNWFTCQNTDPFVYIGCHYVDQVYFITGLRPTSVSVHGVKGKFPNGNECFMWAHGRVIFENGACLSVANGLGYPDDGAGSNDQFLIMFFEGEDKTGMIHHNDQFRGVSHCYLDGIGCGGTKFNYVSPDFYQLVPWEGPGYEPVGYGFRSVAANISTMQRIEREAAGLSEAESLKCRQAIIKEVDEKGIIATPANSSINELVTEAARMSILSDGDVVNIVYDGKPHVEPRHR